A genomic region of Bubalus kerabau isolate K-KA32 ecotype Philippines breed swamp buffalo chromosome 10, PCC_UOA_SB_1v2, whole genome shotgun sequence contains the following coding sequences:
- the LOC129621703 gene encoding retinol dehydrogenase 11 isoform X1 — translation MVGVLLLLLLLPFLLYIAAPQIRKMLSSGVCTSTIQLPGKVAVVTGANTGIGKETAKELARRGARVYLACRDVQKGELVAREIQMMTGNQQVLVRKLDLADTKSIRAFAKHFLEEEKHLHILINNAGVMMCPYSKTADGFEMHMGVNHLGHFLLTHLLLEKLEESAPSRVVNVSSLAHLLGRIHFHNLQGEKFYQSGLAYCHSKLANILFTQELARRLKASGSGVTVYSVHPGTVNSELVRHSALMRWIWWIFSFFIKTPQQGAQTSLYCALTEGLEVLSGNHFSDCHVAWVSAQARNETVARRLWDVSCDLLGIPVDWLMMAAGPKRSLKQTIQHTLPK, via the exons ATGGTTGGGGTCCTGCTCCTGctcctccttctcccctttctcctgtACATCGCTGCACCCCAAATCAG GAAGATGCTGTCCAGCGGGGTTTGTACATCAACCATCCAGCTTCCTGGAAAAGTGGCTGTGGTCACTGGAGCCAACACAGGCATCGGGAAGGAGACCGCCAAAGAGCTGGCTCGAAGAG GAGCCCGTGTGTATTTAGCTTGCCGGGACGTGCAAAAGGGGGAATTGGTGGCCAGAGAAATCCAGATGATGACAGGGAACCAACAAGTCTTGGTGCGGAAACTGGACTTGGCTGATACTAAATCTATTCGAGCCTTTGCTAAGCACTTCTTAGAAG AGGAAAAGCATCTCCACATTTTGATCAACAACGCAGGAGTGATGATGTGTCCCTATTCCAAAACAGCAGATGGCTTTGAGATGCATATGGGAGTCAACCACTTAG GTCACTTCCTCCTGACCCATCTGTTGCTAgaaaagctggaggaatcagcacCATCGAGGGTGGTGAATGTGTCTTCCTTAGCACATCTCCTGGGAAGGATCCACTTCCATAACCTGCAGGGCGAGAAGTTCTACCAATCAGGTCTGGCCTATTGTCACAGCAAATTAGCCAACATTCTCTTCACCCAGGAACTGGCTCGGAGGCTAAAAG CATCAGGCTCTGGTGTCACGGTGTACTCTGTGCACCCTGGCACAGTCAACTCTGAACTGGTTCGGCACTCAGCCCTCATGAGATGGATCTGGTGGATTTTCTCCTTCTTCATCAAGACCCCACAGCAGGGAGCCCAGACCAGCCTATACTGTGCCTTAACGGAGGGTCTAGAAGTTCTCAGCGGAAACCATTTCAG TGACTGCCATGTGGCATGGGTCTCTGCACAGGCTCGTAATGAGACGGTAGCAAGGCGGCTGTGGGATGTCAGCTGTGACCTGCTGGGCATCCCTGTGGACTGGCTGATGATGGCAGCTGGACCCAAGAGAAGCCTGAAGCAGACTATTCAGCACACCCTGCCAAAATGA
- the LOC129621703 gene encoding retinol dehydrogenase 11 isoform X2: MLSSGVCTSTIQLPGKVAVVTGANTGIGKETAKELARRGARVYLACRDVQKGELVAREIQMMTGNQQVLVRKLDLADTKSIRAFAKHFLEEEKHLHILINNAGVMMCPYSKTADGFEMHMGVNHLGHFLLTHLLLEKLEESAPSRVVNVSSLAHLLGRIHFHNLQGEKFYQSGLAYCHSKLANILFTQELARRLKASGSGVTVYSVHPGTVNSELVRHSALMRWIWWIFSFFIKTPQQGAQTSLYCALTEGLEVLSGNHFSDCHVAWVSAQARNETVARRLWDVSCDLLGIPVDWLMMAAGPKRSLKQTIQHTLPK; this comes from the exons ATGCTGTCCAGCGGGGTTTGTACATCAACCATCCAGCTTCCTGGAAAAGTGGCTGTGGTCACTGGAGCCAACACAGGCATCGGGAAGGAGACCGCCAAAGAGCTGGCTCGAAGAG GAGCCCGTGTGTATTTAGCTTGCCGGGACGTGCAAAAGGGGGAATTGGTGGCCAGAGAAATCCAGATGATGACAGGGAACCAACAAGTCTTGGTGCGGAAACTGGACTTGGCTGATACTAAATCTATTCGAGCCTTTGCTAAGCACTTCTTAGAAG AGGAAAAGCATCTCCACATTTTGATCAACAACGCAGGAGTGATGATGTGTCCCTATTCCAAAACAGCAGATGGCTTTGAGATGCATATGGGAGTCAACCACTTAG GTCACTTCCTCCTGACCCATCTGTTGCTAgaaaagctggaggaatcagcacCATCGAGGGTGGTGAATGTGTCTTCCTTAGCACATCTCCTGGGAAGGATCCACTTCCATAACCTGCAGGGCGAGAAGTTCTACCAATCAGGTCTGGCCTATTGTCACAGCAAATTAGCCAACATTCTCTTCACCCAGGAACTGGCTCGGAGGCTAAAAG CATCAGGCTCTGGTGTCACGGTGTACTCTGTGCACCCTGGCACAGTCAACTCTGAACTGGTTCGGCACTCAGCCCTCATGAGATGGATCTGGTGGATTTTCTCCTTCTTCATCAAGACCCCACAGCAGGGAGCCCAGACCAGCCTATACTGTGCCTTAACGGAGGGTCTAGAAGTTCTCAGCGGAAACCATTTCAG TGACTGCCATGTGGCATGGGTCTCTGCACAGGCTCGTAATGAGACGGTAGCAAGGCGGCTGTGGGATGTCAGCTGTGACCTGCTGGGCATCCCTGTGGACTGGCTGATGATGGCAGCTGGACCCAAGAGAAGCCTGAAGCAGACTATTCAGCACACCCTGCCAAAATGA
- the LOC129621703 gene encoding retinol dehydrogenase 11 isoform X3 gives MVGVLLLLLLLPFLLYIAAPQIRKMLSSGVCTSTIQLPGKVAVVTGANTGIGKETAKELARREEKHLHILINNAGVMMCPYSKTADGFEMHMGVNHLGHFLLTHLLLEKLEESAPSRVVNVSSLAHLLGRIHFHNLQGEKFYQSGLAYCHSKLANILFTQELARRLKASGSGVTVYSVHPGTVNSELVRHSALMRWIWWIFSFFIKTPQQGAQTSLYCALTEGLEVLSGNHFSDCHVAWVSAQARNETVARRLWDVSCDLLGIPVDWLMMAAGPKRSLKQTIQHTLPK, from the exons ATGGTTGGGGTCCTGCTCCTGctcctccttctcccctttctcctgtACATCGCTGCACCCCAAATCAG GAAGATGCTGTCCAGCGGGGTTTGTACATCAACCATCCAGCTTCCTGGAAAAGTGGCTGTGGTCACTGGAGCCAACACAGGCATCGGGAAGGAGACCGCCAAAGAGCTGGCTCGAAGAG AGGAAAAGCATCTCCACATTTTGATCAACAACGCAGGAGTGATGATGTGTCCCTATTCCAAAACAGCAGATGGCTTTGAGATGCATATGGGAGTCAACCACTTAG GTCACTTCCTCCTGACCCATCTGTTGCTAgaaaagctggaggaatcagcacCATCGAGGGTGGTGAATGTGTCTTCCTTAGCACATCTCCTGGGAAGGATCCACTTCCATAACCTGCAGGGCGAGAAGTTCTACCAATCAGGTCTGGCCTATTGTCACAGCAAATTAGCCAACATTCTCTTCACCCAGGAACTGGCTCGGAGGCTAAAAG CATCAGGCTCTGGTGTCACGGTGTACTCTGTGCACCCTGGCACAGTCAACTCTGAACTGGTTCGGCACTCAGCCCTCATGAGATGGATCTGGTGGATTTTCTCCTTCTTCATCAAGACCCCACAGCAGGGAGCCCAGACCAGCCTATACTGTGCCTTAACGGAGGGTCTAGAAGTTCTCAGCGGAAACCATTTCAG TGACTGCCATGTGGCATGGGTCTCTGCACAGGCTCGTAATGAGACGGTAGCAAGGCGGCTGTGGGATGTCAGCTGTGACCTGCTGGGCATCCCTGTGGACTGGCTGATGATGGCAGCTGGACCCAAGAGAAGCCTGAAGCAGACTATTCAGCACACCCTGCCAAAATGA